A region of Vigna radiata var. radiata cultivar VC1973A chromosome 6, Vradiata_ver6, whole genome shotgun sequence DNA encodes the following proteins:
- the LOC111241858 gene encoding uncharacterized protein LOC111241858 gives MSVLPCCSRCAQLVVLSMATILLLFHQTCCAKHGTSCPSSSCGEIRHIKHPFRLKDDPRGCGLPRYEFDCVNNRTLVTLFSGKYFVEEINYDRYQIRLIDPGVVEDTSCSFPRYFLYTQNFSAPDNDRLITLSGDEYGYKPAKVVFLNCSYRVSDDPRYVKVKSGGGCDSGGYTYAVLDRGEEFDPEFTVMDVKPGCRLKVATFLNWTHGSDVSYREWTHDRNVSYADILKSLEEGFWLTWLPVVCRHYCGVGISCFLDQTTQQIQCIGCRKFNYYVSNCGTLSLIEGYLTAMCDMINALGQAINDPIASPTK, from the exons ATGTCTGTTTTACCTTGTTGCAGTCGCTGCGCACAATTGGTGGTTCTCTCTATGGCCACCATTCTCCTGCTATTCCACCAAACTTGCTGCGCCAAGCATGGCACATCCTGTCCATCTTCTTCGTGCGGCGAAATTCGCCACATAAAACATCCATTCCGACTGAAAGACGACCCTCGCGGTTGCGGCCTTCCCCGGTATGAATTTGATTGCGTGAATAACAGAACATTGGTTACACTGTTTTCAGGGAAATACTTTGTGGAGGAAATCAATTACGATAGGTACCAAATCCGACTGATTGATCCAGGTGTTGTGGAGGACACTTCTTGCTCGTTTCCTCGCTATTTCTTGTACACACAAAATTTCAGTGCACCTGACAATGATAGGCTGATTACTTTGTCCGGGGATGAGTATGGGTATAAGCCTGCAAAAGTAGTGTTTCTAAACTGTAGTTACCGAGTGAGTGATGATCCTCGATATGTGAAAGTGAAATCCGGCGGCGGTTGTGATTCCGGAGGCTATACCTACGCCGTGCTGGATCGCGGTGAGGAGTTTGATCCGGAATTTACAGTGATGGACGTGAAGCCCGGATGCAGATTAAAGGTTGCTACCTTCCTAAACTGGACACATGGCAGTGATGTTTCCTATAGAGAGTGGACACATGACAGGAACGTTTCCTATGCTGATATCCTTAAATCTCTGGAAGAAGGATTTTGGTTAACTTGGTTACCAGTTGTCTGTAGGCATTATTGTGGAGTTGGTATCTCTTGCTTCCTCGATCAAACCACGCAACAAATTCAATGCATAGGTTGTCGTAAGTTCAATTACTATGTCAGCAATTGTG gaactcTATCACTAATTGAAGGATACCTTACAG CAATGTGTGACATGATCAATGCTCTAGGCCAGGCTATAAATGATCCTATCGCCTCCCCCACAAAATGA
- the LOC106763491 gene encoding rust resistance kinase Lr10-like, which yields MFGSRSGEGSKGIFITGEDEGVLIIYKWRRRHFSMYENIENFLLENSINPIRYEYRAVKKMTKGFKVKLGEGGFGSVYKGKLRSGLDVAVKMLSKSKDNGQEFVNEVATIGRIHHVNVVGLIGYCVEGKKRGLIYEYMSNGSLDKYIFSKEGSVLLSYEKIYEISLGIAHGIAYLHQGCDVQILHFDIKPHNILLDDNFTPKVSDFGLAKLYPTKDKSIILTAIRGTLGYMAPELFYKNVGGVSYKADVYSFGMLLMEMASRRKNSNPLAEHSSQHYFPFWIHDQFKEEKDIDMKDASEMDKILMKKMFIVALWCIQFKPNDRPSMNKVVEMLEGKVETLEIPPKPTFYLQEILEHDDTVYSDETPRSDSTSSVNVDANMSNH from the exons ATGTTTGGGTCAAGATCAGGTGAAGGATCAAAGGGTATATTTATAACTGGAGAAGATGAAGGTG TGCTAATCATCTATAAATGGCGAAGAAGACATTTTTCAATGtatgaaaacattgaaaattttttgttagaaaacagtATAAATCCCATTAGATATGAGTACCGAGCGGTGAAGAAAATGACTAAAGGTTTTAAAGTGAAGTTAGGAGAAGGAGGTTTTGGTTCTGTGTACAAAGGAAAGCTTCGAAGTGGGTTAGATGTTGCAGTAAAGATGTTGAGCAAATCTAAGGATAATGGTCAAGAATTTGTTAATGAAGTAGCTACCATTGGAAGAATACACCATGTGAATGTGGTAGGTCTTATTGGATATTGTGTTGAGGGAAAAAAGCGTGGCTTAATTTATGAATACATGTCTAATGGGTCATTGGATAAATACATTTTCTCTAAAGAAGGAAGTGTTCTTTTGAGTTATGAGAAGATATATGAAATATCTCTTGGAATTGCTCATGGAATAGCATATCTACATCAAGGCTGTGATGTGCAGATTTTACATTTCGACATCAAGCCTCATAATATTCTGTTAGATGATAACTTTACTCCAAAGGTTTCAGATTTTGGACTTGCAAAATTGTATCCTACAAAAGACAAATCCATTATTTTGACTGCAATAAGAGGAACATTGGGTTATATGGCTCCAGAATTATTCTACAAAAATGTAGGTGGAGTTTCTTATAAAGCTGATGTCTATAGTTTTGGAATGCTTTTGATGGAAATGGCAAGTAGGAGGAAAAACTCAAATCCTTTAGCAGAACATTCAAGCCAACATTATTTTCCATTTTGGATTCATGATCAAtttaaagaagagaaagataTTGACATGAAAGATGCTTCAGAAATGGATAAGattctaatgaaaaaaatgttcataGTGGCACTTTGGTGTATACAATTTAAACCAAATGATCGTCCATCAATGAATAAGGTTGTAGAGATGCTTGAAGGAAAAGTTGAAACTCTTGAAATTCCTCCAAAACCTACATTTTATCTTCAAGAAATATTAGAACATGATGATACAGTCTACTCTGATGAAACACCAAGGAGTGATTCAACTAGTTCTGTGAATGTTGATGCAAACATGTCTAATCACTAA
- the LOC106764724 gene encoding rust resistance kinase Lr10-like produces MLNFQKLSLLWMLLFLVGNPATGKNHFADKCGNVRIQFPFYLRNKNLNHTTDYPPEFGLLCTQQTILELPALPIQLFVTEIGYEYMLIRVYDPQNCLNDQILKLGKASISPFRFRTDDTKSHVSVFQCDSSCPIFVGGSDIVSTDPQLVSCTKLKDVYVEGWAWYNGGRFVMEWSKPDCGDCEAQGQKCKWKNGTNGATECYSSQTKRIPTSTVVRIAAGIGGFMLLLLSVMALFYTYDFYKKRGEDQARIEKFLEDYRAMKPTRFTYADIKRITNGFSESLGEGSHGAVFKGMLSSEILVAVKILKDTVIDGKDFINEVRAIGKIHHVNIVRLLGFCADEFHRALVYDFFPNGSLQRFLVQPDNKDVFLGWEKLQQIGLGVGKGIEYLHLGCDHRILHFDINPHNVLLDDLFVPKITDFGLAKLCPKNQSTVSMTAARGTLGYIAPEVFSRNFGNVSYKSDIYSYGMLLLEMVGGRKNTNVSVEDSFQILYPEWIHNLVEGKDVQISVEDNADAKIAKKLAIVGLWCIQWNPADRPSMKTVVQMLEGDGCELVAPPSPFHISGSSTTNTIFPARRQNFELEVIHEIEENSVDHF; encoded by the exons ATGCTCAATTTTCAGAAGCTGTCTCTTCTATGGATGCTGCTGTTTCTGGTAGGGAATCCTGCGACCGGCAAGAACCACTTCGCCGATAAATGTGGCAACGTTCGCATTCAATTTCCATTTTATCTCAGAAATAAAAACTTGAATCACACCACCGACTACCCGCCTGAGTTCGGTCTGTTATGCACCCAACAAACAATTCTGGAGCTGCCTGCCCTTCCAATACAATTGTTTGTCACAGAAATTGGTTACGAATATATGCTAATTAGAGTATATGACCCCCAAAATTGCCTTAatgatcaaattttgaaactcGGCAAGGCTTCCATCTCTCCATTCCGATTTCGCACAGATGATACCAAGTCTCACGTTTCCGTCTTCCAATGCGATTCCTCGTGCCCAATTTTTGTAGGAGGATCCGACATCGTCTCCACTGACCCCCAATTGGTATCCTGCACGAAGCTGAAAGATGTTTACGTCGAAGGGTGGGCTTGGTACAATGGGGGTAGGTTTGTTATGGAATGGTCAAAACCTGACTGTGGAGACTGTGAAGCACAAGGCCAAAAATGTAAATGGAAGAATGGTACTAACGGTGCGACTGAATGTTATTCTAGCCAAACAAAAAGGATTCCCACGTCAACTGTCGTCCGCATTGCTGCAG GAATAGGTGGTTTCATGCTTTTGCTGCTATCGGTCATGGCATTGTTTTATACATATGACTTCTATAAGAAGAGAGGAGAAGACCAGGCTCGAATAGAGAAATTCTTGGAGGATTACAGGGCAATGAAGCCTACCAGGTTCACTTACGCTGACATCAAGAGAATCACAAATGGTTTTAGTGAGAGTTTAGGGGAAGGATCTCATGGAGCAGTGTTCAAAGGAATGCTCTCTAGTGAAATTCTTGTTGCTGTGAAGATACTCAAAGACACAGTGATAGATGGAAAGGATTTCATAAATGAAGTCAGAGCCATTGGGAAAATTCATCACGTTAACATTGTTCGCCTGCTTGGTTTCTGTGCAGATGAGTTCCACCGTGCTCTTGTCTACGATTTCTTTCCAAATGGGTCGTTGCAGAGATTCTTGGTTCAACCGGACAACAAGGATGTTTTCCTTGGTTGGGAGAAGTTGCAACAAATTGGTCTTGGTGTTGGGAAAGGGATTGAGTATCTCCACCTTGGTTGTGATCATAGAATTCTTCACTTTGACATTAATCCTCACAATGTTTTGTTAGATGACCTTTTTGTCCCAAAAATCACTGATTTTGGCTTAGCCAAGCTGTGTCCCAAAAATCAGAGCACGGTGTCGATGACTGCAGCCAGGGGAACTTTGGGCTACATTGCCCCCGAGGTTTTCTCTCGGAACTTTGGTAATGTGTCTTACAAGTCTGACATTTACAGCTATGGGATGTTGCTACTAGAAATGGTTGGAGGAAGAAAGAATACAAATGTGTCAGTTGAGGACAGTTTCCAAATTCTGTACCCAGAGTGGATCCATAACTTGGTGGAAGGAAAAGATGTGCAAATTAGCGTTGAGGATAATGCAGATGCTAAAATTGCCAAGAAACTTGCCATTGTAGGACTTTGGTGCATTCAGTGGAACCCAGCAGATCGTCCTTCCATGAAAACTGTGGTACAAATGCTTGAAGGCGATGGATGTGAGTTAGTAGCACCCCCTTCTCCTTTTCATATTTCTGGTTCTTCTACAACAAATACCATTTTTCCGGCAAGGCGTCAAAATTTTGAGTTGGAGGTTATTCATGAAATAGAAGAAAACAGTGTCGATCACTTTTAG